The Myroides phaeus DNA segment ATAAAGGTGTGGTTGGCTTTAAGGCTTATGGGAAGTCGCATGAATATTATCCAATTGTAAAAATGGAAGATTATCGCAAGATGTTTATGGAAGAGACAATGGAGAAGTATTTTGACAATTCATTTAGTAACCTTGTCAATTTCTTTGTTAAAGACAAAAAGCTAAGTAAAGAAGAATTAGATGAGATTATGACTATCATCGAAAAAAACAAAAAATAATTTATCTCAACCCAAAAAACATCGCTTATGACACCTACTTTATTATATATATTAAAGGTAAATATGCTTTTGTCGATTGTGTACCTGTTTTACATTGCCTTTTTAAGAAAGGAAACTTTTGTAAAAAGTAATAGACAGTATTTTTTGATCGGAATTATTAGCAGTTTTTTATTACCTCTTATAACTGTTACAAAAACAGTTTATGTAGAACAACAAACAGTAAACTTATCTAATCTTACAGATTTTATAGAAAATGAAGCGATAATTACAGAGCCAATCAGTTTTTGGAGTCAATTTGCAGTTGAAAAACAATTGTTTACAGTTTATCTTGTAATTACCGCTGTTTTTTTATCTTGGTTCATAACTAAAAGTTATAGGTTGTGCTCTCATATTCGGAAGTTGAATCGTAGTTCCTTAGGTAACAATGTTTTAGTAGATTATAAAACGAATGAGGCTTATTCTTTCTGGAAATGGGTGGTATTACCAAGTAATTATGGAACAATAGATCGCTTGGATGTTGTGTTAGAGCATGAATATATTCACGTGAAGCAAAAGCATAGTATAGATATTTTATTAATTGAATTAGTTAAAACATTTTTTTGGTTCAATCCAATTTTAATATTACTACAAAAAGCTATAAACCTAAATTTAGAATACATCGTAGATCAAGAAGTGAGTAAGCGAGTTGATATTTATGACTATCAAATGACCTTAGTTCAGTTTGAGCTTGACAAAAGTAACCACATACCAATGGTTAACTCTTTTTCAACTTCTGATTTAAGGAAACGTGTATTAATGCTAAACACACAAAAATCAACCATTATGAAAAAATTAAAATTTATTATGATTACACCTGTTATAGCAGGTTTCTTTTTCTTTTTCCAAGTTAGTGTAAAAGCAAAAGAATTAGCAAAAGCTTCTTTTGAAGAATCAGTAAGTGAGGAATTATTAAATCCTTTTGAAGTAGAAGAGAATACATATAATACGACTAAACCAGTGACTATTGCAGAAGGACAATTACAGTCTAAGCAAGAAGAAAAAAATGGTACTATTGAAGAAGTAGAAACTATAAAGTTAAAGGCAGACCAAATTAAAGATGAGGCAGAAAGAATTCATCGTGATTTAGAAGTTCGTCATGCTGAACTTGCAGAAATGAAGAAAGGGATAATTGCCGATAATAAAAAAATAATAGAAGAGAGAAAAAGAGAGATTGCGAATAAAAGAGAAGAAATTAATGAAAGGCAAGCAAAAGAAAACGAAAAATTAAGCGCATTAGTAGAGGAGAGAAGAGCTCAAATTGAGCAGAGAAAAAAAGAAGTTTCTGTTGAAATAAAAGCTCGAAATGAAAGACTTGAAAAAGAAAGTGCAAAAAGGCGAGCTGAAAATGAAGATCGATTAAAGAACGTTAAAGGCAAGAAAAGAAAATTACAAGAGCAAGAACTTGATAATACAATATTTTTTCACGAAGGTAAAACATATACAAAAGAAGAGTTTTATGCTTTAAATCTTAATCCAACTGACATAAAAGCAATTAGTTTTTATAAAAAAGAAGATGCAACTGCTAAGTTTGGAACACCGTCGGATAAGAAAGTTCTCGAGGTTTCAACGATTAAATCTTTAAGTGAAATGAAAAAAGATGGAGAACTATCTAAGTTTACTGTTGTTGCTTCAAAGCAGTCAAAAAGTGATTTTGATGGAATTATACTTGTTGATGGTGTGAAAATTAACAAAGAGGAAATGAATGAAATTAATAGTGATAGAATTGAGTCTGTGTCAGTGTTAAAAGGTGAAAAAGCTATTGGTAAATACGGTGACTTGGGCGCAAAAGGAGTTATTGAGATTGTCTTAAAAAAATAGATATCAGATTAAATTAGTTAGCAAGTGTTTTTGGTTTTCCAAAAGCACTTTTTTTATGCCATATTTTTGGGTATGTCTTACTTCTTTTGTCTGTTTTTCATGTAGAGTTGGCTGTAAATGCTCGTATAATGCTATGTAAATCATACCTTAATGCAACCATGCGTTTTACATAATTCTTATGTAAGCATTACGAGAGCATTATGGGAGCATTATGGAAGCACTATGGGAGCACTCAGAATTAAACCATAAAAAAGTATAAAGAAAACCTTGAAATTCTCTTTATTATTGGAAGAAGTAGCAGTTTTTAAATAATAGATAATGTGTTGGGCTACAAGCTAAACTTAATTAGCACTGTGCCCCTTTATTAATAATCTAACTATTGTAAAATGGTCTGTGCTTTTTGTTTATTAGAGCCGTTATTTGGTCATTCTAAATTATATTCTATTCTGATAAAGGTATAAGGGGGTGGACTTATTTATGTAAGTCTGCTATAATTTATACAAGTAATCAAAAGGGATTGGATGTTCACTTAAAGTATAAAATACGCGAATTGGAATTAAATGTTTTAATTTAAATGCAGGGTTTACCATACGAGGTTATTGGCCTTAATGTGTGATTTGAATTAAGCTTCCTTGTGTTAATTGAAATTGTTTTGTACAAACTTTTGTTAATAAATCGTGATAATGATCTACTAAGATAATGCACTTGTCTTTTGATTTATCTTGTATGATAGCCATTAGTTGTTCTTGCATAATGGGCGAAATAGCAGCAAAAGGTTCGTCTAACAAACAAAATGGTTGTGGTAGGTTGAGCACATATAGTGTCT contains these protein-coding regions:
- a CDS encoding BlaI/MecI/CopY family transcriptional regulator produces the protein MEKLTNKEEEIMRILWKIEKGFVNDILEHVPEPKPHYNTMSTFIRILVDKGVVGFKAYGKSHEYYPIVKMEDYRKMFMEETMEKYFDNSFSNLVNFFVKDKKLSKEELDEIMTIIEKNKK
- a CDS encoding M56 family metallopeptidase, producing the protein MTPTLLYILKVNMLLSIVYLFYIAFLRKETFVKSNRQYFLIGIISSFLLPLITVTKTVYVEQQTVNLSNLTDFIENEAIITEPISFWSQFAVEKQLFTVYLVITAVFLSWFITKSYRLCSHIRKLNRSSLGNNVLVDYKTNEAYSFWKWVVLPSNYGTIDRLDVVLEHEYIHVKQKHSIDILLIELVKTFFWFNPILILLQKAINLNLEYIVDQEVSKRVDIYDYQMTLVQFELDKSNHIPMVNSFSTSDLRKRVLMLNTQKSTIMKKLKFIMITPVIAGFFFFFQVSVKAKELAKASFEESVSEELLNPFEVEENTYNTTKPVTIAEGQLQSKQEEKNGTIEEVETIKLKADQIKDEAERIHRDLEVRHAELAEMKKGIIADNKKIIEERKREIANKREEINERQAKENEKLSALVEERRAQIEQRKKEVSVEIKARNERLEKESAKRRAENEDRLKNVKGKKRKLQEQELDNTIFFHEGKTYTKEEFYALNLNPTDIKAISFYKKEDATAKFGTPSDKKVLEVSTIKSLSEMKKDGELSKFTVVASKQSKSDFDGIILVDGVKINKEEMNEINSDRIESVSVLKGEKAIGKYGDLGAKGVIEIVLKK